Proteins encoded by one window of Thermococcus sp.:
- a CDS encoding zinc ABC transporter substrate-binding protein → MRKVLIIIALLMLGLVPANGVLAEKSVTVVTTIAPIASIVQEAFPGVNVEVIVPPGVDPHDYQLTAKQVELLSRAEVIVTTGGHLPVEKRIAELEKERTITGKVLFVDDYMKYGFHYATEYWYHNKDNPHGVWLDPYNAIAIAEATEKALIEVDPANAQTYQRDFEKFRERVLAIVEAYKSLAPKNATAVIQMPPDEYALDWLGIKAISSIKPEEEVPAIGVDQLVPTAEKSSLIVYGSDSPEQLKKASIELAQKSGKPLAEITVFWNSGNYTEWLVKNTASILRAISTSKNVEKPEKSENTSVTYALLALVTGVVLGTALGVILKK, encoded by the coding sequence ATGAGGAAGGTGTTGATAATAATTGCCCTGCTGATGCTTGGCCTCGTTCCAGCGAACGGCGTCTTGGCAGAAAAAAGCGTTACAGTTGTTACTACAATAGCCCCGATAGCCTCAATAGTTCAGGAGGCGTTCCCGGGCGTAAACGTCGAAGTTATAGTTCCTCCGGGTGTTGACCCCCATGACTATCAGCTGACCGCGAAGCAGGTCGAGTTGTTGTCCCGGGCAGAGGTTATAGTGACCACGGGCGGACACCTGCCGGTTGAGAAAAGGATTGCCGAGCTTGAAAAAGAAAGAACGATAACAGGGAAGGTCCTCTTCGTGGATGACTACATGAAATACGGCTTTCACTATGCAACGGAATACTGGTATCACAACAAGGACAACCCACACGGCGTCTGGCTCGACCCATACAACGCCATAGCCATAGCAGAAGCAACCGAAAAAGCGCTGATTGAAGTTGACCCGGCGAACGCGCAGACTTATCAAAGGGACTTCGAAAAGTTCAGGGAGAGGGTTCTGGCAATAGTTGAGGCCTACAAGTCCCTCGCACCAAAAAACGCCACCGCTGTAATTCAGATGCCTCCCGATGAGTACGCCCTTGATTGGCTCGGGATAAAGGCTATATCGTCCATAAAACCTGAGGAAGAGGTCCCGGCGATAGGAGTTGACCAGCTCGTCCCGACGGCAGAGAAGAGCTCGCTTATAGTCTACGGCTCCGACAGCCCGGAACAGCTTAAAAAAGCCTCTATTGAACTTGCCCAAAAGAGCGGAAAGCCCTTGGCGGAGATAACGGTCTTCTGGAACTCCGGAAACTACACTGAATGGCTGGTAAAGAACACCGCTTCGATACTCAGGGCAATATCGACCTCAAAGAATGTGGAAAAGCCGGAAAAAAGTGAAAATACTTCAGTTACCTACGCTCTTCTCGCCCTTGTTACGGGTGTTGTTCTGGGGACCGCCCTTGGGGTGATATTGAAAAAATGA